A genomic stretch from Gardnerella leopoldii includes:
- a CDS encoding ATP-binding cassette domain-containing protein: MPDAVKSQESETFLPSASSDCNSDSSANNANKANNAELRFEHWGYRHASRRAFAVRGLDLTIKAGQRVLLLGASGIGKSTILSGAAGLIGNDFVAKNSAKDSVENSEDSAKSQQTTLVEDADGGVSEGCVLVDGVPVRRARGRVGLVLQDPDAQAIFQRLGDNVAFGPENMNVPRGEIWDRVRKSLKEVGLDGLQLHRSTSHLSGGQMQRLALAGALAMQPSVLLLDEPTANLDPDGTQQIVGAVRAVLDSTHATMVLVEHHAEPWIDMIDRVVVLGLENDEAANGKAANNETVHSETVHDDDIARAASSRTVIVADGTPDEVFNRTDLDFEDLGIWLPERYKKNVKSSVNESSISNSSANAESSEKYYENCNLAEGYGEVLLSTKDLAISHNSEPIARHINLEFKAGQITALVGANGAGKSTLSLTLAGLLPAVSGEVVASDALAQGANGTDPMKWKSPDLAKRISYVFQNPEHQFACGSVLDEVMLGPLRTGVSADEARAKAQELLKRFRLARYAKANPYTLSGGEKRRLTVAASLAAAPRVLILDEPTFGQDRKTWLQIIRLIASLRSEGVSIIVVTHDRELVEVLGARLVELVPDAKAEAAEMSAAEMSAAEAKSTEALSATTGATDISRIKVSAVNNRDEEAKLSSKSPLLASINPVFRIFGAFAASIPLLFTLDCVSASVALLLEFVIFACIKLPPWRVIRLSWPVWVGAPTSALTVLLYGKSGGNTWFQWWLMHATDRSAMLAVATSLRILAIGVPSIVMVIGLDATDLADAFSQVLHLPDRFVYGGLAGIRLFGVLQDDWAALTASRRSRGLGDEHRVRAFFPQSFALLVLSIRRSTTLATAMEARGFGGVGARSHARVSRVRARDWWIFAVCAIVPSVAVAAALYFGTFAFLGGA, encoded by the coding sequence ATGCCTGATGCTGTTAAATCGCAAGAATCTGAAACTTTCCTTCCATCAGCTTCGAGCGATTGCAATAGTGACAGCAGCGCTAATAACGCTAATAAAGCTAATAATGCTGAGCTTCGTTTTGAGCATTGGGGTTATCGTCATGCTTCCCGTCGCGCTTTTGCTGTGCGCGGGTTGGACCTCACGATTAAGGCGGGGCAGCGCGTGTTGCTGCTTGGTGCGTCAGGCATCGGTAAATCCACGATTTTAAGTGGTGCGGCAGGTCTTATTGGCAATGATTTTGTGGCGAAAAATAGCGCAAAAGATAGCGTAGAAAATAGCGAAGATAGCGCAAAATCCCAGCAAACCACTCTCGTCGAAGATGCCGATGGTGGTGTGAGCGAGGGTTGCGTTTTGGTTGACGGCGTGCCGGTTCGACGTGCGCGCGGTCGTGTTGGTTTGGTTTTGCAAGATCCGGATGCACAGGCGATTTTCCAGCGTTTGGGGGATAACGTTGCGTTTGGTCCGGAAAATATGAACGTTCCGCGCGGCGAGATTTGGGATCGCGTGCGCAAAAGTCTTAAAGAAGTTGGGTTGGATGGCTTGCAATTGCATCGCTCAACTTCGCATTTAAGTGGCGGTCAGATGCAGCGTTTGGCGCTTGCTGGCGCGCTCGCTATGCAGCCGAGTGTGCTGCTTTTGGACGAGCCGACTGCGAATTTGGATCCGGATGGCACGCAGCAGATTGTTGGTGCTGTGCGCGCGGTTTTGGATTCGACGCATGCCACGATGGTGCTTGTGGAGCATCACGCGGAGCCGTGGATTGACATGATTGACCGCGTGGTTGTGCTTGGGCTTGAGAATGATGAAGCTGCGAACGGAAAAGCTGCGAACAACGAAACCGTTCATAGCGAAACCGTTCACGACGACGATATTGCGCGCGCGGCTTCTTCGCGCACGGTGATTGTGGCGGACGGCACGCCAGACGAGGTGTTTAATCGCACTGATTTGGACTTTGAGGATCTGGGTATTTGGCTTCCGGAGCGCTACAAGAAAAACGTAAAATCTTCTGTAAATGAATCTTCCATAAGTAATTCTTCCGCAAATGCAGAATCTTCTGAAAAATATTACGAAAACTGCAATCTAGCGGAAGGCTACGGAGAAGTGCTACTTTCCACGAAGGACCTCGCAATCAGCCATAATAGCGAGCCGATTGCGCGTCACATCAATCTTGAGTTTAAAGCCGGGCAGATTACGGCTTTGGTCGGCGCGAACGGTGCTGGAAAATCAACGCTTTCGCTCACTTTGGCTGGTCTTTTGCCGGCAGTAAGCGGCGAGGTTGTGGCGAGTGATGCTCTTGCTCAAGGCGCGAATGGTACGGATCCAATGAAGTGGAAGTCGCCTGATTTGGCGAAGCGCATTTCGTACGTTTTTCAGAATCCGGAGCATCAGTTTGCGTGTGGTTCGGTGTTGGATGAGGTTATGTTGGGGCCGCTTCGCACGGGTGTTTCGGCGGATGAGGCGCGCGCGAAGGCTCAGGAGTTGCTGAAGCGATTCCGTCTGGCTCGTTACGCGAAGGCGAATCCGTACACGCTTTCGGGAGGTGAAAAGCGTCGTCTGACTGTGGCAGCGTCGCTTGCTGCGGCTCCGCGTGTGCTGATTTTGGACGAGCCGACTTTTGGGCAGGACCGCAAAACTTGGTTGCAAATTATTCGCTTGATTGCAAGCCTTCGTAGCGAGGGTGTGAGCATTATTGTGGTGACGCACGACCGTGAGCTGGTTGAGGTGTTGGGTGCGCGCTTGGTTGAGCTTGTGCCGGATGCGAAAGCTGAAGCTGCTGAAATGAGTGCTGCTGAAATGAGTGCTGCTGAAGCAAAATCTACCGAAGCGCTTTCCGCAACTACCGGCGCAACCGACATTTCGCGCATCAAAGTGAGCGCAGTAAACAATCGCGACGAGGAAGCGAAACTTTCCAGCAAATCGCCACTTCTTGCGTCAATTAATCCAGTATTTCGCATTTTTGGAGCGTTCGCGGCTTCGATTCCGCTACTTTTTACGCTTGATTGCGTTTCTGCTTCGGTTGCGTTGCTGCTGGAATTTGTGATTTTTGCGTGCATTAAGCTTCCGCCATGGCGTGTGATTCGCCTTTCGTGGCCTGTGTGGGTGGGCGCGCCGACTTCCGCGCTCACTGTGTTACTATACGGCAAAAGTGGCGGAAATACTTGGTTCCAGTGGTGGCTGATGCATGCTACGGATCGTTCGGCTATGCTGGCTGTTGCAACTTCGCTTAGGATTTTGGCGATTGGCGTGCCGTCGATTGTGATGGTGATTGGGCTTGATGCTACGGATTTGGCAGATGCTTTCAGCCAGGTGTTGCATTTGCCGGATCGATTCGTGTACGGCGGTTTGGCTGGAATTAGGCTGTTTGGCGTGCTGCAGGATGATTGGGCGGCACTGACTGCGTCGAGGCGTTCGCGCGGTTTGGGTGATGAGCATCGCGTGAGGGCGTTCTTCCCGCAGTCGTTTGCGCTGCTTGTGCTTTCGATTCGACGTTCGACGACGCTCGCCACTGCTATGGAAGCGCGCGGTTTTGGGGGAGTTGGTGCGCGTTCGCACGCTAGGGTGAGTCGTGTGCGTGCGCGCGACTGGTGGATTTTTGCTGTGTGCGCGATTGTGCCGTCGGTTGCTGTTGCGGCTGCGCTTTACTTTGGCACCTTTGCCTTCCTCGGTGGCGCGTGA
- a CDS encoding type II toxin-antitoxin system RelB/DinJ family antitoxin: protein MTTATTDIVNVNFRAKKEDKLNAERVCKELGISMSAALNVFIKTIGREKRIPLDFSLDPFYEPSNQAYLKSQIDGVRNGTIKLEEHNLIMN, encoded by the coding sequence ATGACTACAGCAACAACAGATATAGTAAACGTAAACTTTCGAGCAAAGAAAGAAGACAAACTCAACGCGGAACGAGTTTGCAAAGAGCTCGGAATCTCTATGAGCGCCGCGCTGAACGTGTTTATTAAAACTATTGGTCGCGAAAAGAGGATACCGCTAGATTTTTCGCTAGATCCGTTTTACGAACCGTCAAATCAAGCATATTTGAAATCGCAGATTGACGGCGTGAGAAATGGAACCATCAAGCTCGAAGAGCACAATCTAATAATGAATTAG
- a CDS encoding dihydrofolate reductase, producing the protein MANSVSHNFPVRLIWGEASGLDGKPGAMGVNGGMPWRLSPDLRYFKAMTIGCPVIMGRGTWDAMPPKFRPLPGRENIVVTHNPDFVADGARSFTSIDAALDYAREWLENREVLESQESVSQNVSQDSPQDGPAIWVIGGAAILREMLANYHADAAYVTQIDAKVAADTFAPNIHALVDAGKWHVAREGEFEEAPLKVGSESNPARYRFMVYEPA; encoded by the coding sequence ATGGCAAACAGCGTGTCGCATAATTTCCCTGTGCGACTGATTTGGGGCGAGGCTTCTGGTTTGGATGGCAAGCCCGGCGCTATGGGCGTAAACGGAGGCATGCCGTGGCGACTTTCGCCGGATTTGCGCTATTTTAAGGCGATGACTATCGGCTGCCCTGTGATTATGGGTCGCGGTACATGGGATGCGATGCCTCCGAAATTCCGTCCGCTTCCGGGTCGCGAAAATATTGTTGTTACGCATAATCCTGATTTTGTAGCAGATGGAGCGCGTAGTTTTACTAGCATTGACGCGGCTTTGGATTACGCGCGCGAATGGCTGGAAAATAGGGAAGTGCTGGAAAGTCAGGAAAGCGTATCTCAAAACGTATCTCAAGACTCGCCTCAAGATGGCCCAGCAATCTGGGTTATTGGCGGAGCTGCGATTTTGCGCGAAATGCTTGCGAATTATCACGCAGACGCAGCTTACGTAACGCAAATTGATGCGAAAGTTGCAGCGGACACATTTGCTCCGAATATTCATGCACTAGTTGATGCAGGAAAATGGCATGTTGCGCGCGAAGGCGAGTTTGAGGAAGCGCCTCTGAAGGTTGGCAGCGAAAGCAATCCTGCACGATACCGGTTTATGGTATATGAGCCTGCTTAG
- a CDS encoding dipeptidase: MANLAVEDVRARVQNAWNDVVSVLNKKISLAAVSAKGIAGEHMRKSAQYVAGVLREVGIDARVEQSTNPDGTPGAFEVVGSRIVNPSAPTVLLYAHHDVQPVPDPSEWETNPFEGTERDGRLYGRGSADDGGGIAIHYGALRALSDDLRVNIKVFIEGEEEMGSPSFIPFIESHKAEFESDVIIVADSGNWSAEIPSLTTSLRGNTDVDVKVKVLGHQVHSGQFGGPILDAYTLASMLIASLYNEAGDLAVPGIEAQEPVGGLQRDLDEAQVRADSSVVDSYKLAGTGSLAARMWTKPSLTVIGMDAHPVEGSFNVIAHETKLRLSLRTAPSQRPEEAQKALCDFLVSHAPFGAEVTAEPIDNGMGWAMDPDAVATKDALASMRDAFGVEPVNKGEGGSIPFIPELQRIFPKAQVLVTGPEDPKSNAHSPNESISLPGLRGNIVTEALLLDRLGE, encoded by the coding sequence ATGGCAAATTTGGCTGTCGAAGACGTGCGCGCTCGCGTGCAAAACGCCTGGAATGACGTAGTTTCCGTGCTGAATAAGAAGATTTCGCTGGCTGCGGTGTCAGCTAAGGGCATTGCTGGCGAGCATATGCGCAAGTCCGCGCAATACGTGGCTGGGGTATTGCGTGAGGTTGGTATTGACGCGCGCGTCGAGCAGTCCACGAATCCGGACGGCACTCCAGGAGCTTTCGAAGTGGTCGGCTCGCGCATCGTAAACCCAAGCGCGCCAACGGTTTTGCTCTACGCGCATCATGATGTGCAGCCAGTTCCAGATCCATCTGAGTGGGAAACCAACCCATTTGAAGGCACCGAGCGCGACGGTCGCCTCTATGGACGCGGCTCAGCCGACGACGGCGGCGGAATCGCAATTCACTACGGAGCTTTGCGCGCACTGAGCGACGATTTGCGCGTAAATATTAAGGTTTTCATCGAAGGCGAAGAAGAAATGGGCTCGCCAAGCTTCATTCCTTTTATCGAGTCGCATAAAGCCGAATTTGAATCAGACGTAATTATCGTTGCCGACTCCGGCAACTGGTCCGCCGAAATCCCAAGTCTTACAACGAGTTTGCGCGGAAATACCGACGTGGACGTAAAGGTTAAAGTGCTTGGTCATCAAGTGCATTCCGGTCAGTTTGGCGGCCCGATTTTAGATGCTTACACGCTTGCTTCCATGCTTATTGCCTCGCTTTACAACGAGGCTGGCGACCTGGCAGTGCCTGGAATTGAAGCACAGGAGCCGGTTGGCGGTTTGCAGCGCGATTTGGACGAAGCGCAAGTGCGTGCCGACTCTTCCGTGGTCGATTCTTATAAGCTTGCCGGCACCGGTTCTCTCGCAGCGCGCATGTGGACTAAGCCGAGCTTGACGGTAATCGGCATGGACGCACATCCTGTTGAGGGCAGTTTTAATGTGATTGCGCACGAAACTAAGTTGCGTCTTTCGCTTCGTACCGCGCCTTCGCAGCGTCCGGAAGAAGCGCAAAAAGCTTTGTGCGACTTCTTGGTATCTCACGCGCCTTTTGGTGCAGAAGTTACTGCAGAGCCGATTGATAACGGCATGGGTTGGGCAATGGATCCGGATGCTGTTGCAACGAAGGATGCGCTCGCTTCTATGCGCGATGCTTTCGGCGTGGAGCCGGTAAATAAGGGCGAGGGTGGTTCGATTCCGTTTATTCCGGAGCTTCAGCGCATCTTCCCGAAGGCGCAGGTGCTGGTGACGGGTCCGGAAGATCCTAAGTCCAATGCGCACAGCCCGAACGAGTCGATTTCATTGCCTGGTTTGCGCGGAAATATTGTGACGGAAGCGCTGCTTTTGGATCGATTGGGCGAGTAA
- a CDS encoding ORF6N domain-containing protein, whose product MVEQNKNLIIADARSVPSKALIDAKTIKEKIYNIRNQKVMLDFELAEIYGYTTARFNEQVKNNIEKFDDDFMFQLTADEFKNLMSKNSTSSWGGRRKLPYAFMEQGIYMLMTVLRGELAIIQSKALIRTFKQMKDYIVENKDFIGAKELAKLAIQTNQNTKDIAEIKSQMATKEDFNKVMDNFINPDSYKHFLLMDGNKIEADLAYCKIYESAKKSIYVVDNYIGLKTLELLRFAGEGVGIVVFSDNSRSKNMLTESMLGDFVSDYPGVDLKFKTAGRKYHDRYVVIDYGTADEAVYVCARRPTFALKA is encoded by the coding sequence ATGGTAGAGCAGAATAAAAATTTAATTATCGCGGACGCTAGAAGTGTGCCATCTAAAGCGCTTATAGATGCTAAAACGATAAAAGAGAAGATCTATAACATTCGCAATCAAAAAGTTATGCTTGATTTTGAGCTTGCTGAAATTTATGGGTATACTACGGCAAGATTCAACGAGCAGGTAAAAAATAACATAGAAAAGTTTGATGATGACTTTATGTTTCAGCTAACTGCTGATGAGTTCAAAAACTTGATGTCGAAAAATTCTACATCAAGTTGGGGTGGTCGCAGAAAGCTTCCATATGCTTTTATGGAGCAAGGTATTTATATGCTCATGACTGTGTTAAGAGGCGAACTTGCCATAATTCAGTCGAAAGCGCTTATTAGAACCTTTAAGCAAATGAAGGATTATATTGTTGAAAATAAGGATTTTATTGGCGCGAAGGAATTAGCTAAGCTTGCGATTCAAACGAATCAGAATACTAAAGATATAGCGGAAATAAAATCTCAAATGGCAACGAAGGAAGATTTTAATAAGGTAATGGATAATTTTATTAATCCAGATTCGTATAAACATTTTCTTCTTATGGACGGCAATAAAATAGAAGCGGATCTTGCGTATTGCAAAATATATGAGTCAGCTAAGAAAAGCATTTACGTTGTTGATAATTATATTGGTCTTAAAACTTTGGAACTATTACGTTTTGCTGGTGAAGGGGTGGGAATAGTAGTTTTTAGTGATAATTCTAGGAGCAAGAATATGCTTACGGAAAGCATGTTGGGAGATTTTGTAAGCGATTATCCTGGTGTTGATTTGAAGTTTAAGACTGCTGGCAGAAAGTATCACGATAGGTATGTGGTTATAGATTATGGGACGGCAGATGAGGCTGTTTACGTTTGTGCGCGACGACCTACCTTTGCGCTTAAAGCGTAG
- a CDS encoding DUF3043 domain-containing protein, translated as MTWNPFAKKTANNEGASTPSLQKKVADAESSVATKSREKNAPTPKRNAAQAQKLRPLVPADRKESAKRARARLRESENLQYNAMRTGDLAHMPKIEQLPWRVYIRDYVDARINIGEFFIPVAVLIMICLFALSKFVIVYFVFAVFLYAYLFASVIDMFVMWRKLRKELIRRFGDVAVSRKSRSGMYAFSRAMQLRRWRLPKPSSAKRGNWPK; from the coding sequence ATGACATGGAATCCATTTGCAAAGAAAACTGCCAATAATGAGGGCGCGTCTACTCCTTCGTTGCAAAAGAAAGTAGCGGATGCAGAATCGTCTGTAGCGACGAAATCTCGCGAAAAAAACGCGCCGACTCCTAAGCGCAACGCTGCTCAGGCGCAAAAGCTTCGCCCACTAGTACCAGCAGATCGCAAGGAAAGCGCAAAACGCGCGCGTGCTCGTCTTCGCGAATCTGAGAATTTGCAATACAACGCAATGCGCACTGGCGATTTGGCGCATATGCCAAAAATTGAGCAGCTTCCGTGGCGTGTGTATATTCGCGATTACGTGGATGCTCGAATTAATATTGGCGAGTTTTTCATACCAGTTGCAGTGCTGATTATGATTTGCTTGTTTGCGCTATCTAAGTTTGTGATTGTTTATTTTGTTTTTGCAGTGTTCTTGTACGCGTATTTGTTTGCATCTGTAATTGACATGTTTGTTATGTGGCGTAAGTTGCGTAAGGAGCTGATTCGTCGTTTTGGTGATGTGGCTGTGTCGCGCAAGTCGCGTTCCGGCATGTACGCATTCAGCCGCGCTATGCAGCTTCGTCGCTGGCGTTTGCCTAAGCCGAGTAGCGCAAAGCGTGGTAACTGGCCGAAGTAA
- a CDS encoding low molecular weight protein-tyrosine-phosphatase: MTEESSKIKVDARHPYTVMTVCTGNICRSPMAEIVLRNEFQLRGLGDVVAVRSSGVSDEEYGNPIDRRAQRELTKRGYRLPASHFAHRIEADEIAETNLFLPMTASHMRSLLRLLPAQKRELVHMYRAFDPSLPKPQPGREMLLDLADPWYGGPREFEVAMDQVEQCAPYIVDWVATRIERA, encoded by the coding sequence ATGACTGAAGAATCAAGCAAAATCAAGGTAGACGCACGTCACCCATACACTGTTATGACGGTTTGCACAGGTAATATTTGCCGCTCGCCAATGGCGGAAATTGTGTTGCGCAACGAGTTTCAATTGAGGGGATTGGGCGACGTTGTTGCTGTGCGTTCCAGCGGTGTAAGCGACGAAGAGTACGGAAATCCGATTGATCGCCGCGCGCAAAGAGAATTAACTAAGCGCGGATACAGGCTTCCTGCTTCGCATTTTGCGCATCGAATTGAAGCGGATGAGATTGCGGAAACGAACCTGTTTTTGCCTATGACGGCTTCGCATATGCGTTCGCTTTTGCGTTTGTTGCCTGCGCAAAAGCGCGAACTTGTGCATATGTATCGCGCGTTTGATCCGTCGCTTCCTAAGCCTCAGCCGGGTCGCGAGATGTTGCTCGACTTGGCAGATCCGTGGTACGGAGGTCCTCGCGAATTTGAGGTTGCGATGGATCAGGTTGAGCAGTGCGCGCCTTATATCGTCGATTGGGTTGCCACGCGCATTGAGAGGGCTTGA
- a CDS encoding DUF4191 domain-containing protein gives MKQTKKKQGMFSQIIRIYKYTHSDDKQLPLWLSCAFAAPILVAVILGIASRWSILMWIMMLITAVMLGLLLFTVVLTKRADKVGYAKLEGRPGAAAGIISAINKGGFTFPQQPVWVDARTKDALWRGTGFNGIFLVGEGNYERLMHAMDRQEHAIKSVTAGSNIPVYRIAVGNGENQVKLKELRGKVLRSKTLQPVKHKFALFDKIHPNRRFFLTKTELAILNERLRTLQSKSGFGIPKGIDPTRPQRISRRAMRGK, from the coding sequence ATGAAGCAGACTAAGAAAAAGCAGGGCATGTTCTCGCAGATCATACGTATTTATAAGTACACGCATTCTGACGATAAGCAGCTGCCTCTGTGGTTGTCTTGCGCGTTTGCTGCGCCGATTTTGGTTGCTGTAATTCTTGGAATTGCATCTCGTTGGTCCATTTTGATGTGGATTATGATGCTTATTACAGCGGTGATGCTTGGTTTGCTGCTGTTTACTGTTGTGCTTACGAAGCGTGCAGATAAAGTTGGTTACGCAAAGTTGGAAGGTCGTCCGGGTGCGGCTGCCGGCATTATTTCTGCGATTAATAAGGGCGGTTTTACTTTTCCGCAGCAGCCTGTGTGGGTGGATGCGCGCACGAAGGATGCGCTTTGGCGAGGCACTGGTTTTAACGGAATTTTCCTCGTTGGTGAGGGTAATTACGAGCGTTTAATGCATGCTATGGATCGACAGGAGCACGCTATTAAAAGCGTTACTGCCGGATCTAATATACCTGTATACCGTATTGCTGTTGGTAATGGCGAAAATCAGGTGAAGCTTAAAGAATTGCGCGGAAAGGTGTTGCGCTCGAAGACGCTACAGCCTGTGAAGCACAAGTTTGCGTTGTTTGATAAAATTCATCCGAACCGCCGATTCTTCCTTACTAAGACGGAGCTTGCGATTTTGAATGAGCGTTTGCGCACGTTGCAAAGCAAGAGTGGATTTGGCATTCCGAAGGGAATCGATCCAACGCGTCCGCAGCGCATCAGCCGTCGTGCAATGCGCGGTAAGTAA
- a CDS encoding ECF transporter S component produces MSEENYQSNMQWRVADIAVASVIGVVSAFIYWVVAIFSEVPWTALNSILPGFAGLINGLWLFAAPLAAVIVRKPGAAIYAEVVAGVLEALMGNQWGGAETFAIAVVQGLFAEIAFIIFAYKKWNLNTMILSGALTGIGCWGYTFLGKLQAVSVFGKYGLPYFASTVVSGIVFAGVLMWFLYVGIAKTGALDQFASGREIREK; encoded by the coding sequence ATGTCAGAAGAAAATTATCAGTCCAACATGCAGTGGCGTGTTGCAGACATCGCAGTTGCTTCCGTAATTGGCGTTGTTTCTGCTTTTATTTATTGGGTTGTTGCCATTTTTAGTGAGGTTCCATGGACTGCGCTAAACAGCATTCTTCCAGGTTTTGCAGGTCTTATTAACGGTCTTTGGCTCTTCGCTGCTCCTTTGGCCGCAGTAATCGTGCGTAAGCCGGGTGCTGCTATTTACGCTGAAGTCGTAGCTGGCGTGCTCGAAGCTTTGATGGGCAATCAGTGGGGTGGTGCTGAAACCTTCGCTATTGCAGTGGTTCAGGGTCTGTTTGCTGAAATTGCGTTCATTATTTTCGCTTACAAGAAGTGGAATTTGAACACAATGATTCTTTCCGGCGCATTGACTGGCATTGGTTGCTGGGGTTACACCTTCCTCGGTAAGTTGCAGGCTGTTAGCGTATTTGGCAAGTATGGTCTTCCATACTTCGCCAGCACAGTGGTTTCCGGAATTGTGTTTGCTGGTGTTTTAATGTGGTTCTTGTATGTGGGAATCGCTAAGACCGGCGCGTTGGATCAGTTTGCGTCCGGTCGCGAAATACGCGAAAAATAG
- a CDS encoding Txe/YoeB family addiction module toxin, translated as MRKIAWTPDAWNDYLYWESDNKTRKKLNNIIKEIMRNPIDGKGKPEPLKGNYSGCWSRRVNDKDRIVYSFTDDSIIIYACRGHYDDK; from the coding sequence ATGAGAAAGATTGCTTGGACTCCAGATGCCTGGAACGACTATCTCTATTGGGAAAGCGATAATAAGACTCGCAAAAAGCTCAACAATATTATTAAAGAGATTATGCGGAATCCAATAGACGGAAAAGGTAAGCCTGAACCACTCAAAGGAAACTATTCTGGCTGCTGGAGTAGACGAGTAAACGATAAGGATAGAATCGTTTACTCATTTACAGATGACTCGATTATAATCTACGCCTGCAGAGGCCACTACGACGATAAGTAG